The nucleotide window GTTTTCTCCCAGGGCCCAGCATGTCATAGTGGTCTGGAGTTCATGTAAATATGCAGTATTTACTATATATGCTGTGTAGTCttcccttatttttttttcctcatatgTGAAATGGCAGATCACCTGACCATAAGTTTGCATGCATGAGTCCAGCCCCTTCACTATCCTCTGTTCTCACTTTTTATTCACTCACCTCATTGATTCCCATTTTCTCTTTCCCCTAAATTCAAGCCAACTATCCTCATTCTCTCCCTCTGCTTTCCCAATCTCTCTCTCATTCAGACATTCCCTTTCTCTTTCACGCTCAAATTTCTTCTGCTCTCTTTGTCTTACCCCTCTCATCCACACACCAATCACCCTCCCCATTTCACACTACTATGAAATATTGTGTTAAGAAAGAATATTGTCATCAATTCCAAAGATAGCAGTTTGTCAAGATGAGACTTAATACCAAATGCAATTTATAACCAATTAAATAAAAGGTGTTACTTTTTTTCTTACCAGcatattcttatttttttttaatagtcatcTATAAGCTGGGATAAAAGAATAAGCATTGGTTCTTCACTCCCAAGCAACCTCTCTAGTCCTACAGATGATCTACCTCCAACTCGTATCAAGGAAAACTACATTTTGGAAGGGCTGAAGAAGTTACAGAAACGAAAAATATTATTTGAACCATCTTCAGTAATATCAAAATGGGGTTACAAAGATTGCATGGACTCCAATGAAGGAATATATTCCCCTGGAATTAAATGTGGCAGCCATGAAGAACAAACTCATTGTAAGCCAATGGAAATAGGGAGTGTTTGCATCGAGCACAACAAAACTTTCACTTATGATTCAGATTCACATGATGATGCAGATGATGAATCTTCATCTTTAGTGTTGCTGCATGAAGTACCAAGCAAAGGTTGCAGGCTCTACTGTAATAAATTAACCCACAGTATTTCTGACAGTCTATTTGGTTGGGAGCCTAATGGGAAACATTTACCAGAAAAAGGTTCATATTTTAATTCAAAGGAAAGACCTGAAAAACTAACTAGTTTTGTCAATGATTTGCAGTCAGAGGTAAAATCATGCACAAATCTTAAGCTGCCTGTACTACAGCTAGATCAAAGTGCTGCTAATCTTCGTTGGAAGGACCTTAATTTACAGTTTTCAGATACTGATGACAATGAAGTCATGGATGAATTACATATAGAAAGCGGTGATGAAAAAAGTCCATCGGAGTTGTTATTAACTCCCTTTACTGACAAGCATACAAAGAGCTCTGACATGCTTGCAGGGACAGAAAATTCTCAGTTTGTATCTACTGACGGAGAGGAAAAACAAGTATCCACTCAGTCAGATTTTGGGCCAAAGACATGTAATTTCATTAAACAACAAAACTTTATAAAAAAGACTTCTTCTGAAGAATGCACTACTGTAATATTTGATGCTGAGGATGGCGAGCCTATTGAATTCAGTTCACATCAAACTGGAGTAGTCACTGTGACCAGAAATGAAATTTCCATCAACCGACCACAAAGTGGGCCCAATGCAGAATACACTGAATTTATACCTCAGGGAATAGCTAATTTGCAGACAGGAACTGATGCTAGAAACTACACTGTTTTAGAAACACCTGAAGATGAAATCGAGAAAAGGACTCTTCAGAATAACGTAGGGAATGAAAATACAATTGTCCCCATGACATGCAGTGAATCATTACACTTTGGAAGAGCATTGTTGCAAAATACTCTACAACAAAAGCTAGTGAAGCCAGTGTACAATGTATCATATAAGGCCAATTCCATCTCCACTGTTCATGCAGGTAtcaatcaaaaccaaaacttgaCTAAAATACCCAGCAGAAGTAAGTTTTCACCACAGAAAATTAAGGTGACAGATAGTGGGGAGTCTGCTGCAACCTTATCATCTGGCCCAACAACCCTAGAAAAATCACCAGTTTTGCTGCCTATGAAACTGTCAAGATTCAAAAAGGCACAAAGTCCAGCTCATAATCTGGATTCGAAAATAGACATAGAGATTCCAAAGCGCCCTGCCCATCTTCCTCAAAATTCTAAAATTCCAGGCAAAACTGATTGGACAAAGAATCCAAAGAATGAAGTTTCAGAATCACCATTAATGCCTCAGCACCTTATAGAGCCCAGTGACTATGGAGAGCCCCCAACCAGAGATATTCATTGTGATTTAGCAATTGTAGAAACCCGATCCCCATCACCCCCCCCTCCTCCGGGCCGGTCAACTTCACTGTTGATAAAACCAAATTATGAACATTCTCCACCTTTATCCATAAAGCCAGGCACAACTGTTCCCAATGAAACagcaaaaaatagttttaaattgtCACCCTTAAAAAGAATTGCAAACCCTATTGCTTTTCATAACCAACCTAATCATGAAATGCTAACAAAAAATATGCCTTTCATGGCCAAAATTGAATTAGTTCACCTTCAGGAGAATGGAGAAATGAGCACACAAAACATGAttcagcagtcccacagctcccctggAACCTCTCAAAGGCCTTCCAAAGTTTTCACAAAAAGAGCTTGCCCCAAACCCTCTAATCAGTCAGTATTCTGCAGCAATCAGGGGCTTTCTAACCCAGGATTACGGACAGCTAAGACTTTCTCTCTAGCTTGTGTGTCACTGGAAACGGTTTCCTCACAAAGCACATATTCAGGCAAAAAAGGACTATCCAATGGCAGTGGAGTGCCTCAGCCACAAAAGATGCCAAACAGTCTGCCCACATCTCCACAATGTCAAACAGCAAATAGTAGTGAGCCTCTTCTATCTCATGTTAACCGTTCCTCACTGCCACTATCGTTTCATGGCAGTGACATGACAAATGTTATCCAAATCTCTCATGAGAAAGGACTTAAAACCCGTCTCCCTGCAGGACTGAAACTACTTGTAAAATCTCCCCAACTCCTCAGGAAGAGTTCTACTGTACcaggaaaacaagaaaaagacAGTATAAATGCAGCTTCCAAAAGCAATGTGAGTTCATGTAAgtacaagcaggatgaatccatGTGTCTAACCACCATGGAAACAATGAGTACGGAATTAAGAGTCACTAAGGCCGATACTGAAATAAGAGATCATTTTTCCATGGGACTTACTATTGATACAGCATCACCTCACTCACCTGAAAACTGCAGCATGATGGTAGACAGAGGAGATGGATTAGAAAACAAATTAGTTAAGAGATCTGTTTCTTCTAGTAGCAAAACATACTTAAAACCGGCTCTGGGAATGAATGGAGCAAAAGCCCGTAGTCAAAGTTTCAGCATCCATACAGGGGAAAAGCCAGCTACCCCTGTGACAGAAGGGCTAGGAAAAGTACGAACTCAGATTATTACTAACACTTCTGAAAGAGGAAATTCTTTAACAAGGCAGAACTCTACCATGGAAGGATTCCAAATCAAGGCCAGTCCTGGGTTAGCAATGGCATCAGAGACCCTTTCAGATACTTCAAAAGTCCCAGAAAAATTCTGTTCTAGACAAGGTTCTGATGGAAGTATGAGTAGTTCCAATAGTCAGCATGGTAGCCCAAGCAGACTACCATTCAGAACATCTCCAAAAGTGGACTTGTTTCACAACAGTTCAAAATGTGAGGGAAACAAATCACCTTCTCAGAAAGATTCACCAAATATATTTGTCCACAATGAAAAAAGCAGTGAGAATTCTGAACAGCATCCACTAAACAAAAAAAGTATCATGCAAGCAGAATTGGAGTTGGAGTCATCACCTACTATTCCAACAGAACAAATTTCATCATTTCAAAACTTGGATGGAATACAATATCCTCGTAAACTTGAAGCAAGCAAGTCACAAAGACAAGAAACCTCTTTAAAGATATCAGAAAACTCAGAGGTTACCAGTGCTTTGAGTTCATCTGTTGTGCAACCTACAATAGAAGAAAAAGTCATGTTGTGTATCCAGGAAAATGTGCAGAAGGGTCAAGGGCAAATCAAGTCTCTCAGCACCGAGATGAAACAAAAGACTGGGCCCTCTATAGCTAGCTGGTTTGGTTTTCGTAAGAGTAAACTCCCAGCCCTGAATGGTAGAAAAACTGATGTTCCTAAAACAAAGGTAGAAAAGAAAGAAGCAAAAGGTTCAGGTTTTGGAAATAAGCAGGCAAagtcagagaaaaaaaaagataaaaagaaaacTGATCAACACTGTGAAGCAGAAAATGAATTTAATAAGAAAACCGAAAATAGTGACATTTTAGATGATGTTTTGAAAGGCAAAAAGAATACAAAAGCTTCGCAAGACATCCCTGGCCAGATTAGGTGTTTTCAAAAGAGTGCTTCCTCCACCATCACATGTTCAGCAAAAGACAGTTTTATGAAAGAACTTTTAAACAGGTAATTACTTTATGAAACAATTTGAGATGtgcagttttttttctctctgcagctATATGTGCATCCTCAGTGTTAAACAGAATGCAAGAATGTTTCTTCTAGACCAGGAATGCATAGTGTAACCCAAAACCTGCTGGGTGTGGTGTTTTGTCCCATGCAGTGGCCCCGAGACCAAGCTtatgcactaaactccagagaCTGCAGATTGAATCCCACCTGCTGATGATTGGGATCTGTTGGTGTTACAATAGCAGCATTTGTTTTGTACATATCAAGATTTTAATCTCTAGGGGAAAATGGTAGCAATAAAATTATAATCTGGTTCATGTTAACCAAACCAATGGTCtttgaaatttatttatttattttataattggagatataccagtctcctagaactggaaaggaccttgaaaggtcccctgccttcactagcaggaccaatttttgccttagatccctaagtggccccctcaaggattgagctcacaaccctgggtttagcaggccaatgctcaaccactgagctatccctccccccaagaatGATAAATTTGATCAAATATTGTAGGAATTCAAACTATACCAGAAACCAGGAATGTAGGCATATGGTTTGAAACAGGAAAATTATGtacatgttttttatttttcccatTTTCAGTGATTGTAAccagcaaatgtgtatttggtaaCTAGCCAGAAATAATTACATTTACAGCTACCATAACCTTAGGCCACAAAGACACTCAACAATCATTGTACAGTGATTCCCAGTTTGCCCCACAGCAAttctaaatataaaataaatcattgtaTGTGAAAGACTAAATTGATATACTACTTGAAATTGCAAGTGACAGATTTGATCAAGACTAGTTAGAAACATTTATCACTCAAAGGTCTAGAGACAGAACGATATAGAGAGGTTACTTTAAACATTAAAGGGATGGGAAAAGTAGAGTGCTTGAAGAAGGGCAATGTAATTTATCAGAGGAATCACTTTCTACCTGCAGAGTTGATAAGAAAGCAGCTCAGCAGACAGAAAGTGGATCAAATAATGTTTCCTACAGGAGTGTGTCGAAGGGCAGCTCCCAGGGCTCCTCTCTTCCCAGCAACTCTATCAGCGCTCAAGGAAGccacaagaaaaacaacaaaataaaagctgATATGGAAATGCAGCATGAGACACTGGTAAGTTCTTTAGTGCACAAAAACATTATTTCCCTTTAAATTAATTTCTGGATGTGCTTTGTTTCTTATTGTCAGTACAGGCAAACAATACAATAATTGTTTATATATAGTAGAAAGAATTAGAAAGAACTAGAGAACTATGAATTAATGCCAAATCTGACAGTTTGATTATGGGCCAGATTGTTTGACTATTCATGAAGATCGTACTGCTTTTACTGGCAACTCAATTTCTGTAAATATATTTGCACAATGACGCCATAATCACAGTGCAGCACAATGAAATAAGGGGACAGTTTTCCTTTCTTTCCCCTGAAAACTATACACTTGCATCAAACATTCTTCTGATACGATTGAAACcattaaaaagtaaaaagtgtaaaacaatggggaaaaaagcaaagtACTGAATCAGATTTAAGGATGTTTGTCACTATCAAACGCACAAGTGAGAATTGGATACTTGACTTTCCATGGGAATTAAGCCCCTTAGCTACCATTTGTACCTTTGAAAAATTTCCCCCTTGAAGTGAATTTTGTGCTTCTCTATAGTTTTAACTGGATCTGATACTTTAATTTGTCCAGAGAGCATTAAGGAAAATTGTTTTAAGCACTGTCAGCTCATGAGCCCTGATTGTGCAAAGGTTATGCATGTATTTGCTTAGCTTTACACATTGTGAGTAGTGCTTGCTGTGCATCAAATGAATAAAGCTAAGaatgtgtaaatctttgcagaattGTGACCTAAGATCTTACTCTAAAGATACCCTTAATTGTGAACATTTTAATAATTAATCTTAGAACTCAGCTGAGAGTGATTTCTCCTTTAAAGTGGACTTCTTCCATGATGTTATAAAATTTCAAATATCAGTGGTATATAGATATTTTAACTCTAACTGCATTTAATTTTGTATCATAATAACTTTCTTCACTCTTCATAGTTGTGTTAACCatattattttccctttttgcaaaataatttgaatgtttgtaccaAATGTGTACAGTGTACAGCATTAATTTAAGCATATCATTTTTGTTCTGACAAAATGGGTTATTAAAATACAGCATATGCTACCATTTCGTATGAGAAAATTTGAAATAGGAAGTAATTAAATATTTCTCTGGGTCATATTTGAAGGGTAAAGCAAGTTTCAAAAGGCTTCATAAGGGGAATTGGAAAACCTCTTAGTTTACAGAGTGCTTAAGGTTACAGTATCACAGACATACTTTCAAGTCCAGGCAAATGTGTATCTGTATTTTCATGCAAATAATGTCTTTACTAAAAGGATATACAaggtcattttttaaaactctctCAGAAAGCATTGACAGAATGAATGCTTTGGAAAACTTTTTGCTCCTGGCTTCTGTGGTATCATCTCTTCTTTGAAAATGTAGATGTCCCCTGCATTATAAAACCACAAATTATAAGCATATCTAAGGCTGCCCTTGTAATGTCactgaaaggaaagagagagaatgaacgtCTGGAAATGTGCAATATGCAGGAAATTCAATCCAACTGATCTAGAACTTTGATAGCAAAGCGGAGCCCCTTATCAGAGCCACTCAATTTAACTATGCCCCATTTAATATGGTCCTGACAGCTTAGGGTATATTGTCACTGTACAGAAGTATAAAAAGCTCTGAACCATTGCTTCTACaatttcttttttgctttcttATTATTTTCTAACGCTGCAATAATTTGCTATTCTTTTTGTCTCTCATTTTGTAAAGTCTTTCTAAATGTAACAATAACAGTCATTTAGGACTTTAAGTATATCTTTAAGAAACACACTTCTTCTTTAAGAAACACACTATCAGTGAAGTACAAAGATTGTCCTTAATATACATAAATAATGGGAGAAATTATCCTATTTAGCTTTTAAGGACAAATTAGTCATGGTGGAAAGGCATTACCTATCTTATACCATACGTCCCTTTGTTAAACTGGAAATCAAAGTATTGTAActatactgttttttaaaattcaagttGCTTCAGTTGTGAATTCCTTATGAATTTTGTTGAGTTTAATTCCTAAATGAAATAACTAGTGCCAACATGTTGAGGACATTTAGAATAGAGAAAATGAAAGGACATACTTTGTGCTCTTAAGTCTAATTTTTGAAAGAAATATGCTGTTAAATAGGATTTATAAATTAAGAGGAATTTCAGCTTGTTCTCCAAACTCATACAAGAGAAACAACTGAAACTCTTTAAATTCAGAGTTCACGCATTTTATTTCTAGCTCTTTTTATTATTCTTTGGTGCCTGCTTTCTTTGAAGAAGATTGCAGAGGATTCTGTTTAGAGAGATATCTATGATTGAAAACACTAGCATGTGGTAGCATAGACCATTGTGtattttttataaaaaggaaaaataaacgcTGTTTGAGAAAACAGcataaatcttttttaaaaccttAAACTAAGAGGATTATTCTTCTCTTAACAATGTAAAGTACATTCAGTAATGAGGGTCAACACTGAAACTGGCACTTGTACTTCAAATCTCATATTGTGTGTactgcttttttaaaacctgACAGTAACATGGAGCTCTTTTAAACATTAACATTCTAGAAAGTGTTTTTTCAAGTCTTTTTTCTTATACTTCATAGAATTAAATCTTTTCTCTTTCCAAGTGCTAATTAAAGGCATGGGGGCCTATAATGCCATCCTTTATGCAGCACTTATCTCTGATTTTTGTGCAACTTATACTAGAGAGCACCATTACTTGGCTCTCATATTTAAAAGAGATAAAACTAGCATCTCATTAACAGCAAGCTTGAGCATACACCTTTGGGAGGGATACACAGCCACCAAATGCATTATGATTAAGTTAATCAAAAAAGGTACCTTTGGGGCCAAATGCTGCTCACTCACACTTGTAGTCCTATAGGCACAAAACGGTACACCCCAAATGTTCTCTTCTGACACAGGCCTCAAATTGTTCAGAGCATTGGCCATTACTTCAGGTGAGATGCAACAGCTTTGAATGGCACTGCCAGTATATTTTGGCTGCAAGACCTCTGTAAGTGGTCTATGGTGGCTCATTCCACAGGAAAAGTGATCATGAAGTGACATACAGTCAGCCTACGGGTAAATTATGCCACACCCTCACTACTGCTGGCATAGTATGGAAATGGGGGCATGGTCAGGACAATTCTATGCTAGTCCTGAGCTAGGTTTTCATCAGCTACTGTAACACAGTGTAGGGGGAGAAGTGGACAGAGTAGCACCAGAATCAGGGCCGTGGAAGTGAGAAATTTGAGCCACCTTTGCATACAGCTCCCTGAATTGCATTCTGGGCATTTTGGAATACCCAAGgacatagacctctatcatgaaGTTTAATAAAATTAGCAGGACACATACAATCCATCATGATCTATGGGTCTTGAACCCAGCTTGTTGACAAGGACCTACTTGGGACCCATGAAGACCAGCCACAGTGTCAGGCTCTGCCCCTAAGGTCCAattgttggagccccagggtggCTGATTGGTCCACTGGCCCTACTTAAGCCGgtagcaggaacaggaagctgttgAAACAGCTCTGCTccattcctgcccctcctctgctccTTTATTTCCTGCCATCCAAGTTGTGGGTCCAGACCTCCAGTTTGTTTCCTGCCTCTGACTTTCTAGTTATTCTGACCCAGCCTGATACTGGTTCCTGACTTTTGGTGCTGATCTCCAGTTTGTCTTCTGCTTCTCATCTCCTAATATCCTGCCCTAGCTGCCCTAGCTTACTTCTGCATCATGACTGTGGGATCTGGCTCAGACTGCTGGGTCAGGCTGCTTATATCCTGGCTGTGACACAATCCCTAAATGTGAAAAGATTACTTTATCAGTCAGTTAAGTAAAACCATGCACATATTCTTCTTTTATTCCACATGCCCTGAAGAGTTCTGTTCCCCAAGAAAAAAGTTCTTATAAAATCTTTCCACTTAAAGAATATGTGACTTTTGCAAATTTATAGAGCTTAACTAACTTGACTTACTAATGCTAGTTAtgagaagtcagtggaactacctCTGTGAGTAAGacaagcagaatctggcctatgatacatttttaaaaaaaaactaattgtTTTGCAAATAATAATGAATCCTAAGATTTTAGATTGAGAAGCATATTTAATACTTCTTTGAATGTTTATAAAGTACAATAGATCCTGGAAGTGGCTTAGGGCAATGGAGGGCAGTTAACAAGTATTAACTAGAGCACCAAGCAGTGAAAGAGTGAATTTTTCTTCAGGGCTTGTTCTCTTTCAGGACAGCCTTAGCAAGTATTTTCCTTTCTGTTCGACTTATACATATTAGCATGGTGTAAGAAAAAACATACGCCCTTGGATCTGAATTATAGCCACACGTGGTGCACACTGAAGAGGTTTTTCTCTGTACATGTAAGAAGCAGGCTGACAAAATGCATTCTAGGAAGAAGCTTAACTATTTGTGCACCCATTTTTATGAATAGGAGAGAAGAAAAAGTGTGAATTATGCAGTCCTCTCAAGCATCACCTAGAAAATCTATGAGGCTGGAATCACACATTTTAACTACAGTGCAATAGAAAAGATCAGTATAGGAATCTTTGTgcatgattcattttttaaaaatatgattggCTTTCTAGCTAGCCTTTTAACAGGTGGAAAAGAAGACACCAGAATTAGATGATTGCAAACCGAATGAGGAGATACCATGTCACACATTAAGTTCACCTCATATTTTCCTTAGCATAAAGCATGACACCTGATACTCCTGGAGAgaaacaaatacagggtcatgaGACCTGAGTGTATTTCTGTATTCTTATTAAAATGGATTGTAGCAGAAGTAATTTCCTTTTGAGGAATTACATCTCCCCAAGTCTTAATTTTTCTTGACAGCTGCATATCATGGCTTTTATTAGAGGATTTAGAATCAAAGCTGTTATCTTTAGACATCTTTCATGGAATGAGACATACTATATATTCCTACTTTTAATACTTGTGCAGCTAAACATTTCTGAAAGGATATTAGGATAATTAAGGTAAATAATCAGctga belongs to Gopherus flavomarginatus isolate rGopFla2 chromosome 10, rGopFla2.mat.asm, whole genome shotgun sequence and includes:
- the NCKAP5 gene encoding nck-associated protein 5 isoform X1: MKVYQEKLSEEDRKCKETMEHIHIAVDEDSRSESSSTVKEKEKTKLLLERLKALEAENSALALENENQREQYEKCLDEVANQVVQALLTQKDLREECVKLKTRVFDLEQQNRMLSVLFQQRVKPASDLLLQKLHSRILDLSSGDLLSDVERNRSLIQSRTTGVQIHECQQNVKSSIPALKCQSQLNMTGPSRLYPRSSCSSSELSLSSACSEYSSGSSYTWNDGKMCSKRSSISWDKRISIGSSLPSNLSSPTDDLPPTRIKENYILEGLKKLQKRKILFEPSSVISKWGYKDCMDSNEGIYSPGIKCGSHEEQTHCKPMEIGSVCIEHNKTFTYDSDSHDDADDESSSLVLLHEVPSKGCRLYCNKLTHSISDSLFGWEPNGKHLPEKGSYFNSKERPEKLTSFVNDLQSEVKSCTNLKLPVLQLDQSAANLRWKDLNLQFSDTDDNEVMDELHIESGDEKSPSELLLTPFTDKHTKSSDMLAGTENSQFVSTDGEEKQVSTQSDFGPKTCNFIKQQNFIKKTSSEECTTVIFDAEDGEPIEFSSHQTGVVTVTRNEISINRPQSGPNAEYTEFIPQGIANLQTGTDARNYTVLETPEDEIEKRTLQNNVGNENTIVPMTCSESLHFGRALLQNTLQQKLVKPVYNVSYKANSISTVHAGINQNQNLTKIPSRSKFSPQKIKVTDSGESAATLSSGPTTLEKSPVLLPMKLSRFKKAQSPAHNLDSKIDIEIPKRPAHLPQNSKIPGKTDWTKNPKNEVSESPLMPQHLIEPSDYGEPPTRDIHCDLAIVETRSPSPPPPPGRSTSLLIKPNYEHSPPLSIKPGTTVPNETAKNSFKLSPLKRIANPIAFHNQPNHEMLTKNMPFMAKIELVHLQENGEMSTQNMIQQSHSSPGTSQRPSKVFTKRACPKPSNQSVFCSNQGLSNPGLRTAKTFSLACVSLETVSSQSTYSGKKGLSNGSGVPQPQKMPNSLPTSPQCQTANSSEPLLSHVNRSSLPLSFHGSDMTNVIQISHEKGLKTRLPAGLKLLVKSPQLLRKSSTVPGKQEKDSINAASKSNVSSCKYKQDESMCLTTMETMSTELRVTKADTEIRDHFSMGLTIDTASPHSPENCSMMVDRGDGLENKLVKRSVSSSSKTYLKPALGMNGAKARSQSFSIHTGEKPATPVTEGLGKVRTQIITNTSERGNSLTRQNSTMEGFQIKASPGLAMASETLSDTSKVPEKFCSRQGSDGSMSSSNSQHGSPSRLPFRTSPKVDLFHNSSKCEGNKSPSQKDSPNIFVHNEKSSENSEQHPLNKKSIMQAELELESSPTIPTEQISSFQNLDGIQYPRKLEASKSQRQETSLKISENSEVTSALSSSVVQPTIEEKVMLCIQENVQKGQGQIKSLSTEMKQKTGPSIASWFGFRKSKLPALNGRKTDVPKTKVEKKEAKGSGFGNKQAKSEKKKDKKKTDQHCEAENEFNKKTENSDILDDVLKGKKNTKASQDIPGQIRCFQKSASSTITCSAKDSFMKELLNRSVSKGSSQGSSLPSNSISAQGSHKKNNKIKADMEMQHETLTKLVTESQQEDEEDTITSTCQSQIIESCCQMRTLDSGIGTFPLPDSGNRSTGRYVSKQESTLETEVFMSPKQALPSGSSIKAKTLEREVPSTAKSPESVESMISHSTSDPTMTAKVVRPFQSRLPKPVSSGIINPPKQSEHEQILVTSVSLEHTEKNVENKKILPDWSSKKATKKTKDTALRVCTYSASSSSDTETEPEYETNDFGTTGEKLADLMKNKQAEQEENTVRKSFMGTPMSILDLYQHSLYGHYGEDGPEQLTHYSFIEQLSGASSKEGKSKEIPSKLKQAEKTREDSENRLSKISLESLNKFNSNNVILLEKEKNCLNKVEGQKEENGKNEEASLNSSDRHGVDNLETLSDSLYDSFSSCASQGSNDV